A part of Terriglobia bacterium genomic DNA contains:
- a CDS encoding anti-sigma regulatory factor, which translates to MASTENEVRVSIKSDEDILSARQEGRELGVRLGFGPSELAMIATAISELARNLLLYARNGSLICWAIEREPKKGIVIQATDEGPGIPDVEAVLKDGYSTSGGLGLGLPGVRRMMDEFAIVSHKGRGTTVTTIKWKS; encoded by the coding sequence ATGGCCAGCACGGAAAATGAAGTCCGAGTGTCGATCAAATCGGATGAGGACATCCTCTCTGCCCGGCAGGAAGGGCGGGAACTGGGCGTCCGCCTCGGCTTCGGCCCGTCAGAACTGGCCATGATCGCCACAGCTATCTCAGAACTGGCGCGCAACCTTCTGCTCTATGCAAGAAATGGAAGCCTCATCTGTTGGGCAATCGAAAGGGAACCGAAGAAAGGCATTGTTATCCAGGCGACAGACGAGGGTCCAGGCATTCCGGATGTCGAGGCCGTCCTGAAGGATGGGTATTCCACTTCGGGAGGACTGGGCCTGGGCTTGCCGGGCGTACGTCGAATGATGGATGAATTTGCCATCGTCTCCCATAAGGGCCGCGGGACGACGGTGACCACAATCAAATGGAAGTCATGA
- a CDS encoding STAS domain-containing protein, with protein sequence MQVPILKQGQYLIASVQAALRDADLINLRDSLTEKVGTYRSRGVIVDVTALDVLDSFACRTLSDIATMIRLRGARTVIVGIQPEVAFSMVQLGLKLEGVATALDLEEGLEYMSRRTKRMDHGQHGK encoded by the coding sequence ATGCAGGTTCCAATCCTGAAGCAGGGACAGTATCTGATCGCTTCTGTGCAGGCGGCCTTGCGGGACGCTGACCTGATCAATTTGCGGGATTCTTTAACAGAAAAAGTCGGGACATACCGGTCCCGAGGGGTGATTGTCGATGTCACCGCCCTGGACGTTCTCGACTCATTCGCTTGCCGGACACTGAGCGACATTGCCACCATGATAAGGCTACGGGGAGCGCGGACGGTCATCGTCGGTATCCAGCCGGAGGTTGCTTTTTCGATGGTCCAGCTCGGTCTCAAACTGGAAGGAGTTGCAACTGCTCTCGATCTGGAAGAAGGGCTCGAGTATATGAGCCGAAGGACGAAACGGATGGACCATGGCCAGCACGGAAAATGA
- a CDS encoding STAS domain-containing protein, which translates to MPASRKRKSGPRSQNGPSGVFTELVDHLRKNRTGLRAAWARRITEAQLLTAMSEDEILTETASIYDNYIDVLETGAVEALEAYARNLSERIIPRGVETHEVIGIVLLLRDVLLRSLLATYQSRVDLLTRMLDAFEPAARRITVTVAAGFVHERERIIHQQQAAIRELSTPVLPVREGLLILPIVGVIDPQRAHQLTGQLLRGIRANRAKVVVIDVTGVPSINSTVANHLVLTVEAARLLGATAIVTGLSPEIAQTLVTISVDLNKMHTVCDLRGGIEEADRLLGYRVIRVDDLSEQDEQGEGN; encoded by the coding sequence ATGCCTGCGTCCAGGAAAAGGAAATCAGGCCCCCGGTCCCAAAATGGGCCCTCTGGCGTCTTCACTGAACTCGTTGACCATCTCCGCAAAAACAGAACCGGCTTGCGCGCAGCATGGGCGCGCCGCATTACCGAAGCGCAGCTTCTAACGGCGATGAGCGAGGATGAGATACTGACTGAGACGGCGTCCATCTACGATAACTACATTGATGTTTTGGAAACCGGCGCCGTTGAAGCTCTGGAGGCCTATGCGCGCAACCTCTCGGAACGGATTATTCCGCGAGGCGTGGAAACTCACGAAGTGATAGGAATCGTCCTTCTTCTCCGCGACGTCCTGCTGCGTTCGCTCCTGGCAACGTACCAATCCCGTGTGGATTTGCTCACGCGTATGCTGGACGCCTTTGAGCCGGCGGCCCGTCGCATAACCGTGACGGTGGCAGCAGGATTCGTCCACGAACGCGAGAGAATCATCCACCAGCAACAGGCCGCCATCAGGGAGCTCTCAACCCCGGTCCTGCCGGTCCGGGAGGGATTGCTCATCCTGCCCATCGTCGGCGTGATCGATCCGCAGCGAGCGCACCAGTTGACCGGCCAACTCCTGCGTGGCATCCGCGCCAACCGCGCCAAGGTGGTGGTGATCGATGTTACGGGCGTTCCCTCCATCAACTCAACCGTGGCCAACCATCTCGTACTCACGGTCGAAGCCGCCCGCCTGCTGGGGGCAACGGCGATCGTTACGGGGTTGTCACCTGAGATTGCCCAGACGCTAGTCACCATCAGTGTTGACTTGAACAAAATGCACACGGTCTGCGATCTGCGGGGCGGCATCGAGGAGGCTGACCGGTTGTTGGGTTATCGAGTAATCCGGGTGGACGACTTATCTGAACAGGATGAGCAGGGGGAAGGAAACTAA
- a CDS encoding sigma 54-interacting transcriptional regulator has product MAEEIAALTTSYGLLPPEPVVLGVSSAMKEIRDKVEKIAYTDVPVLIRGEAGSGKEVLARLIHKKYPGEFTPFHKISPAGSAGWRKSASFMFSEEQVNGDNGNAQSLPEGSGRPGCIGTLFFDDVAELNAASQRHLTQLLHDDRPSGMGLSDYSPALFRVVCSTGHDLEREMSLGNFREDLFYSINVVSLPLPSLRSRRDDIPGLAWYFWETYRQELGLNAPAPSTRLVHVLQEYDWPENISELAGVMRRYVLLGSVDEIAEALAAKVSLPAGCEAPSMRGISLKRLAKQEAQELERKIIFKTLRETQWNRKQAARTLNISYRTLLYKIKEAGVPPKRIVMKREKTIEEPY; this is encoded by the coding sequence GTGGCCGAAGAAATCGCGGCTTTGACAACCAGTTACGGACTACTTCCTCCGGAGCCGGTGGTTCTTGGCGTATCAAGCGCGATGAAAGAGATCCGGGATAAGGTCGAAAAGATTGCTTATACCGATGTTCCCGTCCTTATCCGTGGAGAAGCCGGCAGCGGAAAAGAAGTTCTGGCCAGGCTCATTCATAAGAAATATCCCGGTGAATTTACTCCCTTCCACAAGATAAGCCCGGCGGGAAGTGCGGGATGGCGGAAGAGCGCCAGCTTTATGTTCTCCGAGGAACAAGTCAATGGCGACAATGGAAATGCTCAATCTCTCCCGGAGGGATCGGGAAGGCCGGGATGCATTGGCACGTTGTTCTTTGATGATGTGGCGGAGCTGAATGCTGCTTCCCAGCGCCATCTGACGCAGTTGCTACACGATGACCGGCCATCCGGCATGGGCCTTTCCGACTACTCTCCCGCGTTGTTCCGGGTGGTTTGCAGTACCGGGCATGATCTTGAACGGGAAATGAGTCTGGGAAATTTCCGCGAGGACCTCTTCTATTCCATCAATGTTGTCAGCCTGCCGCTTCCCTCCTTGCGGTCGCGGCGCGACGATATTCCTGGGTTGGCGTGGTATTTCTGGGAGACATATCGGCAGGAGCTGGGCTTAAACGCTCCCGCGCCTTCAACCCGTCTGGTCCATGTTCTTCAGGAGTACGACTGGCCGGAAAATATCAGCGAACTCGCGGGCGTCATGAGGCGCTACGTGCTTCTGGGTTCCGTGGACGAAATTGCCGAGGCCCTGGCTGCAAAGGTATCGCTGCCGGCGGGGTGCGAAGCCCCCTCGATGCGAGGCATTTCCCTGAAAAGACTGGCGAAGCAGGAGGCGCAGGAACTTGAGCGGAAGATCATTTTCAAAACACTCCGCGAAACCCAGTGGAACCGGAAGCAGGCGGCGCGAACGTTAAACATTAGCTACCGAACTCTGCTCTACAAGATCAAGGAGGCCGGAGTGCCGCCGAAAAGAATCGTGATGAAGCGGGAGAAAACAATTGAAGAACCTTACTGA
- a CDS encoding sigma 54-interacting transcriptional regulator → MGTTLKTFDGCLTAGQPLPSRGTIVGHSEGMRRLWQIAEKVAGASVPILIVGEKGTGKEVVARFIHSCSPGANAPFLKWSLPAPDGPASDEIAFRLEPEGLGDQEEMSGNGKSRRRLCTLFVDEVPELEPERQSELLQLIEGSRPFISSDGRSVLVSLQVIATSARDLEQEVAAGKFRADLFSALSAVTLRLPPLRERREDIPQLAAYFWRIYSERFGRQPAPPDSRLVERLQQHAWPGNVRELENVMKRYVVLGVDGIEGAGSAEPQRAFAFAPSNGHSVSLKQVSREAAQALERKIILRTLQETQWNRRRTARALNISYRALLYKIKAAGLLPEESKVGARNREFLKTSDKAA, encoded by the coding sequence ATGGGAACTACGTTGAAGACTTTTGATGGCTGTCTAACTGCTGGTCAGCCGCTTCCGTCCAGAGGAACTATTGTTGGCCACAGCGAAGGAATGCGGCGGTTATGGCAGATTGCAGAAAAGGTCGCCGGCGCCAGCGTGCCAATCCTGATCGTGGGAGAAAAAGGAACCGGAAAAGAAGTCGTTGCGCGATTTATCCACAGTTGCAGCCCCGGCGCCAATGCCCCATTCCTTAAATGGAGTTTGCCGGCTCCGGATGGACCCGCCAGCGACGAAATTGCGTTTCGCCTGGAACCCGAGGGGCTTGGTGACCAGGAAGAGATGAGCGGGAACGGAAAGTCCCGCCGACGGTTGTGTACCCTCTTTGTTGATGAAGTTCCCGAGTTGGAACCCGAGCGGCAATCGGAGCTGTTGCAGTTGATTGAGGGATCCCGGCCCTTCATTTCCAGCGATGGCAGAAGCGTTCTGGTTTCGTTGCAGGTCATCGCCACAAGTGCCCGCGATTTGGAGCAGGAAGTGGCCGCCGGGAAGTTCCGTGCCGACCTTTTTTCCGCCCTCAGCGCGGTGACGTTGCGGTTGCCTCCGTTGCGGGAACGCCGAGAGGATATTCCGCAGCTTGCCGCTTATTTCTGGCGGATTTACAGCGAGAGGTTTGGCCGCCAGCCGGCGCCCCCGGACTCTCGCCTGGTCGAACGTCTTCAGCAGCACGCGTGGCCAGGAAATGTTCGCGAACTGGAAAACGTGATGAAGCGCTACGTGGTTCTGGGGGTCGACGGAATCGAGGGGGCCGGGTCGGCCGAGCCACAGAGGGCGTTTGCCTTCGCACCTTCTAACGGCCATTCCGTTTCTTTGAAGCAGGTAAGCCGTGAAGCGGCCCAGGCGCTGGAACGCAAGATCATTCTCCGGACCCTGCAGGAGACTCAATGGAACCGCCGGCGTACGGCGCGAGCGCTGAATATCAGCTATCGTGCGCTTCTTTACAAGATCAAGGCGGCTGGGCTGCTGCCGGAAGAGTCGAAGGTTGGCGCACGCAACAGGGAATTTCTGAAGACGAGTGACAAGGCAGCGTGA
- a CDS encoding UpxY family transcription antiterminator, with amino-acid sequence MALCNTPFDSSAVSATSSMWYAVHTRHQHEKLVADMLANKGFEVFLPLYSDVRQWRDRTKMVELPLFSCYVFLRGDLDRRLPILTTPGVHGMLVTAGKLAGIPEEEIQAVRSVVENRVSVEPHPFLKCGDLVRVKYGALRGMEGFLVRKKGQTRLIISVALLERSVAAEVDASAVEAVAGPQAGTTARLAPARLARGWGFGNAFPEPAHTGSS; translated from the coding sequence ATGGCCCTTTGCAACACTCCTTTTGACAGCAGTGCAGTTTCGGCGACGAGCAGCATGTGGTACGCGGTACACACTCGTCATCAGCACGAAAAACTGGTTGCCGATATGCTGGCCAACAAAGGGTTTGAGGTATTTCTCCCTCTTTACTCGGATGTCCGGCAATGGCGGGACCGGACGAAGATGGTGGAATTGCCGCTCTTTTCCTGCTACGTCTTCCTCCGCGGCGATCTTGACCGCAGGCTCCCCATCCTCACTACGCCCGGAGTTCACGGAATGTTGGTGACGGCGGGCAAGCTGGCAGGAATTCCTGAAGAAGAAATCCAGGCGGTGCGGAGCGTGGTCGAGAACCGCGTCAGCGTGGAGCCGCACCCATTTCTCAAATGTGGTGACCTCGTCCGGGTGAAGTATGGAGCGCTGCGAGGCATGGAGGGGTTCCTGGTGCGAAAAAAGGGGCAGACCCGGCTGATTATTTCGGTGGCTCTGCTGGAGAGGTCGGTTGCAGCGGAGGTCGACGCGAGTGCTGTTGAAGCAGTCGCAGGGCCGCAGGCCGGGACGACGGCCCGATTGGCCCCGGCACGGTTGGCCAGAGGTTGGGGATTCGGAAATGCCTTTCCGGAGCCAGCGCACACGGGCTCTTCGTAG
- a CDS encoding polysaccharide biosynthesis/export family protein, translating into MSRIWVCLVALVAAGTLNASAQSPGPASQALLTSGISNTKMETTDDWNRRLDSLVHSALSSGQNSPSPGDYRIGPDDQLQVTVFGAPDLSQAVRVAADGDISLPLLGTIKAAGLTPRELELVLQALLRRTYMKDPQVTVTVTEVQSHSVSVMGAVKAPGVFQIRGTKTLLEMLSMAQGLSPDAGDAVLVMRGAGLDGVSRPMTTNAGRKADSTGATSDAPPSAESAKAGMGDTIEVSLKRLLDSGDSKYNVAVYPGDIVKVKAAGIVYVVGDVMRPGGFPIQANGHITVLQAIALGEGIGPDADKKKAKIIRIAENGQQIELPVRLNEILSGKTPDPALQPKDVLYIPKNGATSAGKAALRTFSQWIVWRAVP; encoded by the coding sequence ATGTCAAGGATATGGGTGTGCCTCGTGGCCCTCGTGGCTGCGGGGACCCTGAACGCTTCGGCCCAGTCACCCGGCCCTGCCAGCCAGGCGCTCCTAACGTCCGGCATCAGCAATACCAAAATGGAAACCACTGACGACTGGAACCGCCGCCTCGATAGCTTGGTCCATTCGGCCCTCTCCAGCGGTCAGAACAGCCCGTCACCGGGTGATTATCGGATCGGACCGGACGACCAGCTTCAAGTTACCGTATTTGGCGCGCCCGATCTCAGCCAGGCCGTCCGCGTCGCAGCAGACGGTGATATTTCACTGCCGCTGCTGGGGACGATCAAAGCCGCTGGACTGACGCCGCGCGAACTCGAGCTGGTCCTGCAGGCGCTGCTTCGCCGCACCTACATGAAGGACCCCCAGGTGACCGTCACAGTCACTGAAGTGCAAAGCCATAGCGTTTCTGTAATGGGGGCCGTCAAAGCGCCGGGGGTGTTTCAGATTCGCGGGACGAAGACGCTTCTCGAAATGCTCTCCATGGCGCAGGGACTCTCGCCAGACGCTGGAGACGCAGTGCTGGTAATGCGAGGTGCAGGACTTGACGGGGTTTCACGTCCCATGACTACGAATGCCGGGAGAAAAGCGGACTCCACGGGCGCGACTTCGGACGCCCCGCCCTCCGCCGAATCTGCGAAGGCTGGAATGGGGGACACCATTGAGGTCAGCCTTAAGCGCCTGCTTGATTCGGGAGACTCCAAGTACAACGTCGCAGTCTATCCCGGAGACATCGTCAAGGTCAAAGCCGCGGGAATCGTCTATGTCGTTGGCGACGTCATGCGGCCGGGTGGATTCCCCATACAGGCCAACGGACACATTACGGTGTTGCAGGCGATTGCCCTCGGCGAGGGGATCGGCCCCGATGCTGACAAAAAGAAGGCCAAGATCATTCGGATCGCAGAGAATGGACAGCAAATCGAACTGCCTGTCCGTCTGAACGAGATTCTTAGCGGAAAGACGCCCGATCCCGCGCTCCAGCCCAAGGATGTTTTGTATATCCCCAAGAATGGAGCAACGTCGGCCGGCAAGGCGGCACTCAGGACGTTCTCACAATGGATCGTTTGGCGCGCAGTTCCATGA
- a CDS encoding polysaccharide biosynthesis tyrosine autokinase, protein MTEENKIQLYRGGVLSKVRRLSATVVNSSSPSPDGDIDLSYLLRVLRDHYRTVLASGISVMLLALLISLCMTPVYRSQATIEVKEATPDIESLDQLQSRSAAPNNVVVTEVETEIGILKSDTLARQVINQVLLAKDPNQNSADIFRSIWHGIVHWYTGSDSDAPSNQGTSPAAQAGPQVADAGSDAASPASAMDPKAYQRIVDHFEASLAVSRIGSSRLVTITYEGSDPRLTARVVNAVVADYMQLHERATEKFTKMLAQQVQEAKDELEQSEQKMTLYARQHDLLYLETNTGNTQNIVSERLRQIQDQLTQAQSDRYQKESLYNLVQKGDYGSLPGVFDDKLLEILTEKVADLKTQYAQLSSTFTDSYPKVKELKSQLAVAEQTLARERQRAAGTITNDYLASVRREALLAHAYQGQKDAAISVADRSTQYNILKRNADSDNALYESILQKVKEASLVARIKSNNVNVVDRAVPQFLPVKPKIVFNLALGLILGLGLGLGIAFLRTHFDTTLKTVEEVDRFLGLPALAMIPAVDSLSELVVDGNHDNGHGLVLPGILDTTQMSKAEAPWYRIDKQIQQKYSPLVEAFRTLGSSVMLEAAGRKRVLRSIVVTSSQPGEGKTTVSVNLAIALAQQGSRVILVDADLRRPAVHRALGFRNLRGLSSYLGGMSEWAPCILPGLSPGLDTLPAGRSAKNPIALLSSTRMRILISELLEEYDYLVVDSPALMPNLMDARILAGLVDGALMVVRSGMAPRDYVIRARKQLNNIIGVVLNSMDVRAMEDYYGYDSYGYGSSSGEGEEGSDRTPYEKRVAG, encoded by the coding sequence ATGACCGAAGAGAATAAAATTCAACTCTACAGAGGCGGAGTCTTGTCAAAGGTCCGGAGGCTTTCGGCGACGGTCGTGAACTCAAGCTCGCCAAGCCCCGACGGGGACATTGACCTGAGCTACCTCTTGCGGGTGCTCCGTGACCACTACCGCACAGTCCTGGCTTCCGGCATTTCAGTAATGCTCTTGGCTCTGCTGATTTCGCTCTGCATGACGCCGGTCTATCGCTCTCAAGCGACCATTGAGGTCAAGGAAGCGACACCAGACATCGAGAGTCTGGACCAGTTGCAAAGCCGGAGTGCTGCTCCCAATAACGTCGTCGTGACCGAGGTTGAGACGGAGATCGGGATCCTCAAGAGCGATACTCTGGCCCGGCAGGTCATCAATCAGGTCCTGCTGGCGAAGGACCCCAACCAGAATTCTGCAGATATTTTCCGCAGCATCTGGCATGGGATCGTCCACTGGTATACGGGGTCTGATTCCGACGCTCCCTCCAATCAGGGCACCAGCCCTGCCGCTCAGGCCGGACCGCAGGTTGCTGATGCTGGTTCAGACGCCGCTTCACCCGCGTCTGCAATGGACCCGAAAGCCTACCAGCGCATCGTGGACCATTTTGAAGCTTCGCTTGCAGTTTCACGCATTGGGAGCAGCCGGCTGGTGACGATCACCTATGAGGGCAGCGACCCTCGCCTCACGGCCAGGGTCGTAAATGCCGTGGTCGCCGACTACATGCAGTTGCACGAACGCGCCACTGAGAAGTTCACCAAAATGCTGGCCCAGCAAGTCCAGGAAGCGAAGGACGAATTGGAACAGTCAGAGCAGAAGATGACGCTCTACGCGCGCCAACACGATCTGCTCTATCTGGAGACCAATACGGGCAATACACAGAATATCGTCAGTGAGCGCCTCCGGCAGATTCAGGACCAGTTGACCCAGGCGCAGTCAGACCGCTACCAGAAGGAGTCGCTCTACAACCTTGTGCAGAAGGGAGACTATGGCTCGCTTCCGGGTGTCTTTGACGACAAGCTCCTCGAGATCCTTACGGAGAAGGTGGCGGACCTCAAGACCCAATATGCCCAACTGTCGTCTACGTTCACGGACAGCTATCCCAAAGTCAAGGAACTCAAGAGCCAGCTCGCGGTGGCAGAGCAGACCCTGGCTCGTGAGCGCCAGCGCGCCGCTGGAACGATCACCAACGATTACCTGGCGTCCGTTCGGCGTGAAGCTCTTCTCGCCCATGCGTACCAGGGACAGAAGGATGCTGCCATTTCGGTGGCCGATCGGTCTACGCAATACAACATATTGAAGCGGAACGCGGATTCCGACAATGCGCTTTACGAGAGCATTCTGCAAAAGGTTAAAGAAGCCAGCCTGGTTGCCCGGATCAAATCGAACAATGTGAACGTCGTTGATCGTGCTGTGCCGCAATTCCTGCCCGTCAAGCCAAAAATTGTGTTCAATCTGGCACTGGGCCTCATCCTGGGGCTGGGGCTGGGTCTTGGAATTGCTTTCTTGCGGACGCATTTTGACACTACCTTGAAAACTGTGGAGGAAGTTGACCGCTTCCTGGGTCTGCCGGCCCTGGCGATGATTCCGGCGGTGGATTCGCTTTCCGAACTCGTTGTGGACGGCAACCATGATAACGGCCACGGTCTGGTGCTCCCTGGGATTCTCGATACGACGCAGATGTCAAAGGCCGAGGCTCCCTGGTACCGGATTGATAAACAGATTCAGCAGAAATACTCGCCCTTGGTGGAGGCTTTCCGGACCCTCGGAAGCTCCGTGATGTTGGAAGCCGCTGGACGCAAGAGAGTGCTCCGCAGCATCGTTGTCACCAGCTCCCAGCCAGGCGAGGGGAAAACCACGGTTTCGGTGAACCTGGCGATCGCGCTGGCCCAGCAGGGAAGCCGCGTCATCCTCGTTGACGCTGACCTCCGCCGCCCTGCGGTCCACCGGGCGCTTGGATTCAGGAACCTACGCGGGCTCTCGAGCTACCTTGGAGGAATGAGCGAGTGGGCTCCCTGCATTTTGCCGGGACTCTCGCCTGGACTTGACACCCTGCCTGCCGGGCGCTCGGCCAAGAACCCGATTGCTCTGCTTTCTTCGACGCGAATGAGGATCCTGATCAGTGAGCTGCTTGAGGAATACGACTATCTCGTCGTTGATTCTCCAGCGTTGATGCCTAACCTGATGGACGCCCGCATTCTGGCCGGCCTGGTTGACGGCGCCCTGATGGTGGTTCGAAGCGGCATGGCCCCTCGGGACTATGTCATCAGGGCGCGCAAGCAATTGAACAACATCATCGGTGTGGTCCTGAACAGCATGGATGTGCGGGCCATGGAGGACTACTACGGCTATGACTCCTACGGATATGGCAGCAGCAGCGGAGAAGGCGAGGAAGGTTCCGACCGCACTCCGTATGAGAAGCGCGTAGCCGGATAG
- a CDS encoding sugar transferase — MPLRAMRNQWNPGGTTPSLPEVLPVIGDGPVPSETRFGELLCLERRRAERSRKPFLLMLLDLRKVLVNGNSEKVVENVWASACSASRESDIRGWYLQGAVLGIIFIEVKADGPVPVSDIIHAKVVAALSSRLEIHDVERIDIRMYLQPDSASNWEDWSGLYRDLRERDSDKKLHRIVKRGLDIIGSATALLALALPMAVIALLIKLTSKGPILFRQSRVGYRGVPFTFLKFRTMRHSNDGAVHKEFIQRFIAGEMNSAGQAPVYKITDDPRITPVGKLLRKTSLDELPQFWNVLTGEMSLVGPRPPIPYEVEYYDIWHRRRVLEVKPGLTGLWQVKGRSRTTFNEMVRLDLQYAKQWSVWLDLKILFETPIAMISGDGAY; from the coding sequence ATGCCACTTCGTGCTATGCGCAATCAATGGAATCCCGGGGGTACGACTCCATCGTTGCCGGAGGTTCTCCCGGTTATCGGCGACGGACCTGTCCCCAGTGAAACACGATTCGGAGAACTTCTTTGCTTAGAGCGGAGAAGGGCGGAGCGGTCGCGAAAGCCTTTCCTGCTGATGCTCCTTGACCTGCGCAAGGTCTTGGTGAACGGCAACAGCGAAAAGGTTGTCGAGAATGTCTGGGCTTCGGCGTGTTCGGCCTCGCGCGAGTCGGACATCCGCGGATGGTATTTGCAGGGTGCTGTTCTCGGCATCATATTCATTGAAGTGAAGGCCGACGGACCCGTGCCGGTCAGCGACATCATCCATGCCAAAGTTGTCGCAGCCCTTTCCAGCCGCCTCGAAATCCATGACGTTGAGCGTATCGACATCCGGATGTACCTGCAGCCGGACAGCGCCTCCAACTGGGAAGATTGGTCGGGACTCTACCGTGACTTGCGTGAAAGGGATTCAGACAAGAAATTGCATCGCATCGTCAAGAGGGGTCTGGATATCATCGGAAGCGCGACAGCTCTCCTGGCGCTTGCCCTTCCCATGGCGGTCATTGCCCTGCTCATCAAGTTGACGTCCAAAGGGCCCATTCTGTTCCGGCAATCGCGGGTGGGTTACCGCGGTGTGCCGTTTACCTTTCTGAAGTTCCGGACCATGCGTCACAGCAATGACGGCGCCGTCCACAAGGAATTCATTCAGAGGTTCATTGCCGGCGAGATGAATTCAGCGGGTCAGGCGCCCGTTTACAAGATCACAGACGATCCCCGTATTACTCCGGTCGGAAAGCTTCTGAGGAAGACCAGTCTGGATGAATTGCCGCAGTTCTGGAATGTGCTGACGGGAGAAATGTCACTGGTGGGACCGCGGCCTCCAATTCCCTACGAGGTTGAATACTACGACATATGGCACAGGCGACGGGTTCTCGAGGTCAAACCCGGCCTGACGGGTTTGTGGCAGGTCAAGGGACGCAGCCGCACGACGTTCAACGAAATGGTTCGGCTTGACTTGCAGTATGCGAAACAATGGTCGGTATGGCTCGACCTGAAGATCCTGTTTGAGACGCCGATCGCCATGATCTCTGGCGACGGAGCTTATTGA
- a CDS encoding Gfo/Idh/MocA family oxidoreductase codes for MVGVGVIGYGYWGPNIVRNLLTLAGAKVVGICDKNPAALRRAASINHGTRLLTDPQELVSSSDVDAVAVISPVWTHYALAKAALENGKHVFVEKPFTRTVAEAEELIEIAQKKNLRIMVDHTFLFTGAVRKIRELIDQGTLGTLYYYDSMRVNLGLFQHDVNVVWDLAPHDLSILDYLIRKNPDAIIATGEQHLNGFEDVAFITIYFPGNVIAHVNVNWLSPVKIRTTLIGGEKRMLVWNDLEADEKIKVYDKGVEMGNHEGVYNLLVSYRSGDMWAPKLEQCEALRSELSYFINSIESGETPFNDGEAGLRVVRMLEAAETSLKNKGKAVYL; via the coding sequence ATGGTTGGCGTTGGAGTAATTGGTTACGGCTATTGGGGACCCAACATTGTCAGGAATTTGCTGACCCTCGCTGGAGCGAAGGTGGTTGGGATTTGCGACAAGAATCCCGCGGCCCTGCGGCGCGCGGCATCAATCAATCACGGCACACGGCTGCTGACGGACCCGCAGGAGCTTGTCAGTTCATCTGACGTAGACGCCGTTGCGGTGATTTCGCCGGTTTGGACGCATTATGCGCTGGCCAAGGCGGCCCTGGAGAATGGGAAGCATGTTTTCGTGGAAAAGCCCTTCACTCGCACGGTAGCTGAGGCTGAGGAACTCATCGAGATTGCTCAGAAGAAAAACCTGAGGATCATGGTGGACCACACGTTCCTGTTTACGGGCGCCGTCCGAAAAATCCGTGAGTTGATCGACCAGGGAACGCTGGGCACTCTTTACTATTACGACTCAATGAGAGTCAACCTGGGGCTGTTCCAGCACGATGTCAACGTCGTCTGGGACCTGGCTCCCCATGACCTCTCCATTCTGGATTACCTGATCAGGAAGAATCCCGATGCGATCATCGCTACGGGTGAGCAGCACCTCAACGGCTTTGAGGATGTTGCTTTTATTACGATCTATTTCCCGGGAAACGTGATCGCGCATGTCAACGTGAACTGGCTTTCACCCGTCAAGATCCGGACCACCCTGATCGGCGGAGAGAAGAGAATGCTGGTATGGAACGATCTGGAGGCGGATGAAAAGATCAAAGTTTACGACAAGGGAGTCGAGATGGGTAACCACGAGGGGGTTTACAACCTGCTTGTGAGCTACCGGTCGGGCGACATGTGGGCGCCCAAGCTTGAGCAGTGTGAGGCCCTTCGCTCGGAGCTGTCTTATTTCATCAACAGTATCGAGAGCGGCGAAACCCCCTTCAATGATGGAGAGGCCGGCCTGAGGGTTGTCAGGATGCTCGAGGCGGCAGAGACGTCGCTGAAAAACAAAGGAAAGGCCGTTTATCTATGA
- a CDS encoding acyltransferase — translation MNDFVCISPDVKLGSGVKLSKFVNLYGCEIGDETKVGAFVEVQKNARIGRRCKISSHTFICEGVTIEDCVFVGHGVTFINDSYPRAVNPDGTLQTENDWRVERTLIKRGASIGSGSTILANVTVGENAIVGAGAVVTKDVPANTIVVGSPARFLRSIAMGGHNGHGQ, via the coding sequence ATGAACGACTTTGTCTGTATTTCCCCTGATGTCAAGCTCGGATCGGGCGTCAAGCTTTCCAAATTTGTCAACCTGTACGGCTGTGAGATCGGCGACGAAACCAAAGTCGGCGCCTTTGTCGAAGTCCAGAAGAATGCCAGGATCGGCCGGCGCTGCAAGATTTCGAGCCACACCTTCATTTGTGAAGGCGTAACCATCGAAGACTGCGTGTTTGTCGGGCACGGAGTAACTTTCATCAACGATAGTTACCCACGGGCGGTCAATCCGGATGGAACGCTGCAGACAGAAAACGACTGGAGGGTTGAGCGAACGCTGATTAAGAGGGGCGCATCAATCGGTTCAGGCTCAACAATCCTCGCGAATGTGACGGTCGGCGAAAACGCCATCGTCGGGGCCGGGGCCGTCGTAACCAAAGACGTTCCCGCCAACACCATTGTGGTGGGCAGTCCCGCACGGTTTTTGAGATCAATAGCAATGGGAGGACATAATGGGCACGGCCAATAA